In [Leptolyngbya] sp. PCC 7376, a genomic segment contains:
- the pseF gene encoding pseudaminic acid cytidylyltransferase yields the protein MKISIIPARGGSKRIPRKNIRNFAGKPMIAHAIQIARESQLFDHIIVSTDDIEIAAIARQWGACTPFERPAELANDFAGTTEVIAHGTEWAIAQGWKLEAVCCLYATTPFVEVDDLVAGWKALKSDKWFYSFAVTEFASPIFRSFQQTKEGGVKMFFPEHFSKRSQDLPTALHDAGQFYWGLPQAWLEQKRLFERHSIPVFIPRDRVVDIDTEEDWRQAELMWDVMQRRNKTK from the coding sequence ATGAAAATCTCTATTATTCCAGCTAGGGGAGGAAGTAAAAGAATTCCTCGAAAAAACATCCGTAATTTTGCGGGAAAACCAATGATTGCTCATGCAATTCAGATTGCAAGAGAATCACAATTATTTGACCATATTATTGTGTCTACAGATGACATAGAAATTGCAGCTATTGCTCGCCAATGGGGAGCCTGTACTCCCTTCGAGCGCCCTGCTGAGTTGGCAAATGATTTTGCCGGAACAACAGAAGTTATTGCTCATGGAACGGAATGGGCGATCGCCCAAGGTTGGAAGCTAGAAGCCGTATGTTGTTTATATGCCACGACTCCTTTTGTGGAGGTTGATGATTTAGTAGCTGGCTGGAAAGCTCTAAAATCAGATAAATGGTTTTATTCTTTTGCTGTGACTGAGTTTGCTTCGCCTATTTTTCGATCTTTTCAACAAACGAAAGAAGGAGGAGTCAAAATGTTTTTTCCGGAGCACTTCAGCAAGCGGTCTCAGGATTTACCTACAGCTCTCCATGATGCCGGACAATTTTACTGGGGGCTGCCTCAAGCTTGGCTTGAACAGAAACGTCTTTTTGAACGACACTCTATTCCTGTCTTTATTCCGCGAGATCGTGTTGTGGACATTGATACAGAGGAAGATTGGCGACAAGCTGAATTGATGTGGGATGTGATGCAACGAAGAAACAAAACAAAGTAA
- a CDS encoding methyltransferase domain-containing protein has product MKKITKKQYYSLLEEARNIYRNQGNITEFLRETLDLSENSPEIIEIAYDLQAGSYVQHIKKNPSQNHAYCEEIAKHIEPFLEEDSLLEVGCGEATTTFGVIQNLIKKPSKIIGFDISFSRIQVAKSFWEESLKLYPFDIPLNIFVADLFHIPLRDNSVDLVYTSHSIEPNGGKELEALKSIFRIAKKRVLLFEPYFEGATVQGQARMSSHGYIKNLPTCIEQAGGILQNIIKIENTGNPLNPTYLFDIEITDSQTVKDSLFWVDPVTLFPLEQRNNYFYCPKSGLAYPILTGIPCLRPENSILATGLSAD; this is encoded by the coding sequence ATGAAAAAAATCACTAAAAAACAATATTATTCTTTGCTCGAAGAGGCGAGAAATATTTATCGAAATCAAGGTAATATTACTGAATTTTTGAGAGAGACTTTAGACTTATCTGAGAACAGTCCAGAAATCATTGAAATAGCATATGATTTGCAAGCGGGTAGTTACGTTCAACACATCAAGAAAAACCCATCACAAAATCATGCTTACTGTGAAGAAATCGCGAAACATATAGAGCCTTTTTTGGAAGAAGATTCGCTATTAGAAGTAGGTTGTGGAGAAGCAACCACTACATTTGGGGTTATTCAAAATCTGATTAAAAAGCCATCTAAGATTATTGGTTTCGATATCTCTTTTAGCAGAATTCAAGTAGCTAAATCTTTTTGGGAAGAATCACTTAAACTCTATCCTTTCGATATACCGCTCAATATCTTTGTGGCTGACTTATTCCACATCCCTCTCAGAGACAACTCTGTGGACTTAGTGTATACCTCTCATTCAATTGAACCAAATGGTGGAAAAGAGCTAGAAGCTCTTAAAAGTATTTTCCGGATTGCTAAAAAAAGAGTTCTTTTATTTGAGCCTTATTTTGAAGGAGCAACGGTTCAAGGACAGGCTCGCATGAGTAGTCATGGTTATATCAAAAACTTACCTACTTGTATTGAACAAGCTGGCGGCATACTACAGAATATCATTAAAATAGAAAATACAGGAAATCCATTAAATCCCACATACCTATTTGATATTGAAATCACAGACAGTCAAACAGTAAAAGATTCATTATTTTGGGTCGATCCAGTTACTTTATTTCCTCTAGAACAGCGGAACAATTATTTTTATTGTCCAAAATCTGGACTTGCATATCCAATACTCACTGGCATTCCTTGTTTGAGACCAGAGAATTCAATTCTTGCAACTGGCCTATCAGCTGATTAA
- the pseC gene encoding UDP-4-amino-4,6-dideoxy-N-acetyl-beta-L-altrosamine transaminase: MSFYIPYGKQNINQEDIDAVVDVLQSDWLTQGPTIKRFEQTVANYCGAKYAVAVSSATAGLHIACLAAGLGIGDYFWTSPITFVASANCGLYCGATVDFVDINSKTYNLSVDELEKKLFQAKKENNLPKLVIPVHLSGQSCEMNRIHQLSQQYGFQVLEDASHAIGGEYKRKPIGCCEFSDMAVFSFHPVKIITTGEGGIVITNRQDLYQKLIRLRSHGITRAPDLMTDSSHGPWYYQQLELGFNYRITDIQAALGVSQMKRLDEFVEKRRSLAGRYNQILKDLPIQLPEQQADTNSSWHLYIIRLYLEKISKTHRQIFEELRSLNIGINLHYIPIYYQPFYQQFNFKKKQFLQSESYYQEAISLPLYFDLQESSQDYVCEQLSKVLLN, encoded by the coding sequence ATGAGTTTTTATATTCCCTATGGCAAACAAAATATTAACCAAGAAGATATTGATGCTGTGGTCGATGTCTTGCAATCTGATTGGTTAACCCAAGGCCCAACGATTAAGAGATTTGAACAAACAGTTGCCAATTATTGTGGAGCAAAATATGCAGTTGCGGTATCTAGTGCGACAGCTGGTTTACATATCGCTTGTCTCGCCGCAGGCCTAGGGATAGGGGATTATTTTTGGACTTCGCCGATCACTTTTGTTGCTTCTGCAAATTGTGGCTTGTATTGTGGAGCGACAGTTGATTTCGTAGACATTAACTCAAAAACTTATAATTTAAGTGTTGATGAATTAGAAAAAAAGCTGTTTCAAGCAAAAAAAGAAAACAACTTACCGAAGTTAGTTATTCCAGTACATCTATCAGGACAATCCTGTGAGATGAATCGTATTCATCAGCTTTCACAACAGTATGGATTTCAAGTTTTGGAAGATGCATCTCATGCTATTGGTGGGGAATATAAGAGAAAACCAATTGGGTGCTGTGAATTCTCAGATATGGCGGTATTTAGCTTCCATCCAGTAAAAATCATAACAACTGGTGAAGGGGGAATCGTTATTACTAACCGCCAAGATTTATATCAAAAATTAATTCGGCTACGCTCCCATGGCATTACTCGAGCCCCAGACTTGATGACAGACTCTTCCCATGGACCTTGGTATTATCAACAGCTTGAACTCGGTTTCAATTATCGTATCACTGATATTCAAGCGGCTTTAGGTGTGAGTCAAATGAAGCGATTAGATGAATTTGTGGAAAAAAGGAGGTCGCTAGCCGGAAGATACAATCAAATATTAAAAGACTTACCTATTCAATTACCAGAACAACAGGCAGATACAAATTCAAGTTGGCATTTATATATTATTCGGTTGTATTTAGAGAAAATCTCAAAAACTCACCGCCAAATTTTTGAGGAATTACGCTCATTAAATATCGGCATAAATTTACATTATATACCTATATATTATCAGCCTTTTTATCAACAATTCAACTTTAAGAAAAAGCAATTTTTACAGTCAGAGTCTTATTACCAAGAGGCAATTAGTTTGCCTTTATATTTTGATTTACAGGAATCTTCACAAGACTATGTGTGTGAGCAATTATCTAAAGTGTTATTAAATTAA